Proteins co-encoded in one Sulfuricaulis limicola genomic window:
- a CDS encoding ABC transporter permease produces MIELRDIHKTYRMGDARVRALHGVSLRIEPGEFVAITGPSGSGKSTLMHVIGLLDVPDSGSYRLLGRETAHLPEDELAVLRREAIGFVFQQFNLLPRVSARENVAMPLLYSRHELDVTRAEKLLAQVGLGDRVHHKPNELSGGQQQRVAIARALVNEPGIILADEPTGNLDSASQHEIMTILRELNRQGITIVMVTHEEEVAREARRRIRMRDGVIQSDERTETTSQRAEPDAAVVATPDRWRFREIGEHLHQGLRALAANKVRTALSMLGILIGVAAVVAMLALGKGAQTAIQSSLSSLGSNLLVLRQGALRIGGVAQEAGATTRLTVEDVVSIRENVAGVKDISPAVSGRARVSFGNKNWNTQVLGTGPEYARMRAAQPGIGRFFTEAENQKRARVALVGLTIVRELFGGQNPVGEYIKLNKINFQVIGVLPEKGATGWRDQDDIIVLPVNTAMYRLLGKSYVDYIDIEAERPEDLEAVSEAVTELMLTRRKVPPSQRENAFEIRNLADIQAALSESSRTMSFLLAAIAGISLLVGGIGIMNIMLVSVTERTREIGLRKAVGARRRDILSQFLAETLVVSLIGGLAGIAIGWIMTVMMSAFAGWSASVSVDAVLLAFLFSAGIGVVFGIYPARKAAGLNPIDALRYE; encoded by the coding sequence ATGATCGAACTCCGCGACATCCACAAAACCTACCGCATGGGAGACGCCCGCGTGCGGGCGCTGCATGGCGTGTCGCTCAGGATCGAGCCCGGCGAATTCGTGGCCATCACCGGGCCCTCCGGTTCAGGCAAGTCCACGCTCATGCACGTGATCGGCCTGCTCGACGTGCCCGACTCGGGTTCCTACCGCCTGCTGGGCAGGGAGACGGCGCATCTCCCGGAAGACGAACTGGCCGTACTGCGCCGCGAGGCCATCGGTTTCGTGTTCCAGCAGTTCAATCTCCTGCCGCGCGTCAGTGCGAGAGAAAACGTGGCCATGCCCCTGCTGTACTCGCGGCATGAACTCGATGTGACGCGCGCCGAAAAACTGCTGGCCCAGGTCGGGCTCGGGGACCGCGTACACCACAAGCCGAACGAGCTGTCCGGCGGTCAGCAGCAGCGTGTCGCCATCGCGCGCGCCCTTGTCAACGAGCCGGGCATCATTCTGGCGGACGAGCCGACCGGCAACCTCGACAGCGCCAGTCAGCACGAGATCATGACGATTCTGCGTGAGCTCAACCGGCAGGGTATTACCATCGTGATGGTCACGCACGAAGAGGAGGTGGCGCGCGAGGCGCGCCGGCGCATCCGCATGCGCGACGGTGTCATCCAGTCCGATGAACGGACGGAAACGACGTCGCAACGCGCCGAACCGGACGCCGCCGTGGTCGCGACACCGGATCGCTGGCGCTTCAGGGAAATCGGCGAACATTTGCATCAGGGCTTGCGCGCGCTCGCGGCCAACAAGGTGCGCACCGCGTTGTCGATGCTGGGCATCCTGATCGGTGTGGCGGCGGTGGTGGCGATGCTGGCGCTCGGCAAGGGTGCGCAGACGGCCATTCAAAGCAGCCTGTCTTCGCTGGGATCGAACCTGCTGGTGCTGCGTCAGGGGGCGTTGCGTATCGGCGGGGTGGCGCAGGAGGCCGGCGCCACGACGCGCCTCACCGTCGAAGACGTGGTCTCGATCCGGGAAAACGTCGCGGGCGTGAAGGACATTTCGCCCGCGGTATCGGGCCGCGCGCGCGTCAGCTTCGGCAACAAGAACTGGAACACCCAGGTGCTCGGCACCGGACCCGAATACGCGCGCATGCGCGCGGCACAACCCGGCATCGGGCGTTTCTTCACGGAGGCGGAAAACCAGAAACGCGCACGCGTGGCGCTTGTCGGGCTCACGATCGTGCGCGAGCTGTTCGGCGGCCAGAATCCGGTGGGCGAATACATCAAGCTCAACAAGATCAATTTCCAGGTCATCGGCGTGCTGCCCGAGAAGGGCGCGACCGGCTGGCGCGACCAGGACGACATCATCGTGCTGCCCGTGAACACGGCCATGTACCGGTTGCTCGGCAAGAGCTACGTGGATTACATCGACATCGAGGCGGAACGCCCCGAGGATCTCGAAGCCGTCAGCGAAGCGGTGACCGAGCTCATGCTGACACGCCGCAAGGTCCCGCCGTCGCAGCGCGAGAACGCCTTCGAGATCCGTAACCTCGCCGACATCCAGGCGGCGCTGTCGGAAAGCAGCCGCACCATGTCGTTCCTGCTCGCCGCCATCGCCGGCATTTCGCTGCTGGTGGGCGGCATCGGCATCATGAACATCATGCTGGTATCGGTGACCGAGCGCACGCGCGAGATCGGCCTGCGCAAGGCCGTGGGCGCGCGCCGGCGCGACATCCTTTCGCAGTTCCTGGCGGAAACCCTGGTGGTAAGCCTGATCGGCGGACTCGCCGGCATCGCCATCGGCTGGATCATGACCGTGATGATGTCGGCGTTCGCCGGCTGGTCGGCGTCGGTCTCGGTGGACGCCGTGCTGCTGGCGTTCCTGTTCTCCGCCGGTATCGGCGTGGTCTTCGGCATTTATCCCGCGCGCAAGGCGGCCGGCCTCAATCCCATCGACGCGCTGCGTTACGAATAG